A genomic window from Salvelinus alpinus chromosome 10, SLU_Salpinus.1, whole genome shotgun sequence includes:
- the LOC139532257 gene encoding ribose-phosphate pyrophosphokinase 2, translating into MPNIVLFSGSSHQDLSQKVADRLGLELGKVITKKFSNQETCVEIGESVRGEDVYIVQSGCGEINDNLMELLIMINACKIASSSRVTAVIPCFPYARQDKKDKSRAPISAKLVANMLSVAGADHIITMDLHASQIQGFFDIAVDNLYAEPAVLQWIRENIPEWKNSCIVSPDAGGAKRVTSIADRLNVEFALIHKERKKANEVDRMVLVGDVKDRVAILVDDMADTCGTICKAAEKLIDAGAIKVYAILTHGIFSGPAIARINDAPFEAVVVTNTIPQEEKMKSCPKIQIIDIAMILAEAIRRTHNGESVSYLFSHVPL; encoded by the exons ATGCCGAACATCGTGCTTTTCAGCGGGAGCTCCCACCAAGACCTGTCACAAAAAGTGGCTGATCGCCTCGGACTGGAATTGGGGAAAGTGATAACGAAGAAATTCTCCAACCAAGAAACATG CGTGGAGATCGGGGAGAGTGTGCGCGGCGAGGACGTCTACATTGTGCAGAGCGGCTGCGGCGAGATCAACGACAATCTGATGGAGCTGCTGATCATGATCAACGCGTGCAAGATCGCCTCGTCGTCCCGCGTCACCGCCGTCATCCCCTGCTTCCCCTACGCCCGGCAGGACAAAAAAGACAAG AGTCGTGCTCCGATCTCAGCCAAGCTGGTGGCCAACATGCTGTCTGTAGCCGGCGCCGACCACATCATCACAATGGACCTCCACGCCTCGCAGATCCAG GGATTCTTCGACATCGCCGTGGACAACCTGTATGCAGAGCCCGCGGTCCTCCAGTGGATCCGGGAGAACATTCCAGAGTGGAAGAACAGCTGCATTGTGTCCCCTGACGCTGGAGGAGCCAAACG AGTGACCTCCATCGCTGACCGTCTGAATGTGGAGTTTGCCCTCATCCACAAGGAAAGGAAGAAGGCCAACGAGGTGGACCGCATGGTCCTGGTCGGTGACGTGAAGGACCGCGTGGCCATCTTGGTCGACGACATGGCCGACACCTGCGGTACCATCTGCAAAGCTGCTGAGAA ATTGATTGATGCTGGTGCCATCAAGGTCTATGCAATCCTCACGCACGGCATATTTTCCGGTCCGGCCATCGCGCGCATCAACGATGCTCCCTTCGAGGCCGTGGTGGTCACCAACACCATCCCCCAGGAGGAGAAGATGAAGTCGTGCCCAAAGATACAG ATCATAGATATAGCCATGATCCTGGCCGAGGCGATCAGGAGAACCCACAACGGCGAGTCGGTGTCCTACCTCTTCAGCCACGTGCCCTTGTAA